A section of the Telopea speciosissima isolate NSW1024214 ecotype Mountain lineage chromosome 3, Tspe_v1, whole genome shotgun sequence genome encodes:
- the LOC122655050 gene encoding putative receptor-like protein 8, giving the protein MVKATVLFVSLLCFCFALYGCKGCLEEERIALLQLWDSFSPPFSSAIDFKWEGDNCCEWTFVQCHLFNSTDRVVLIDLSYRFDYITSYRLDFIGKWYPNASLFTHFRELQTLHLHGNNIGGWIMPEALCELRNLKVLTLGMNSLDDGGFTKCLASGLPFLEKLSLWGNSLNLSSPLLSALCGLRNLRVLDLSHNVLSNGSFPICMLGTFSSLERLSLQNFTLEQSPNALTALQGARNLRHLDLRYNNLSDGSLKALCGAIRNLKTLHLGYCNLNLERIPSCPQPSHSYLEKLFLKHTFTKGSHPLLIKGKYYTPL; this is encoded by the exons ATGGTTAAGGCAACAGTTTTATTTGTGAGTCTCCTGTGCTTCTGCTTCGCTCTTTATGGGTGCAAAGGGTGTCTTGAAGAGGAGAGGATTGCTCTCTTACAACTCTGGGATTCTTTCAGTCCCCCATTCAGCTCTGCTATTGATTTCAAGTGGGAGGGAGACAACTGTTGTGAATGGACATTTGTGCAGTGCCACTTGTTTAATTCGACAGATCGTGTGGTTTTAATTGACCTTTCCTACCGATTCGATTATATAACATCCTACCGATTGGATTTCATAGGAAAATGGTACCCAAACGCTTCTTTGTTTACTCATTTCAGAGAGTTACAAACTCTACACTTGCACGGTAACAACATCGGAGGTTGGATTATGCCAGAAG CATTATGTGAACTTCGGAATCTCAAAGTGTTAACTCTAGGTATGAACAGTTTGGACGATGGAGGCTTTACAAAGTGTCTTGCAAGTGGCCTTCCATTTTTGGAAAAGCTTTCTTTATGGGGCAATTCTCTAAACCTATCATCTCCTCTTTTATCAG CGTTATGTGGATTAAGGAATCTCCGTGTGTTAGATCTAAGCCATAATGTTCTAAGTAATGGAAGTTTTCCAATTTGCATGTTGGGTACATTCTCTTCGTTGGAAAGACTCTCCTTACAGAACTTTACTCTTGAACAATCGCCTAATGCCCTAACAG CATTACAGGGAGCAAGAAATCTTCGACACTTAGATCTAAGATACAACAATCTCAGTGATGGAAGTTTAAAAG CATTATGTGGAGCAATAAGGAATCTCAAGACATTGCATCTAGGTTATTGCAATCTCAATTTGGAACGTATACCATCTTGTCCACAACCAAGTCATTCTTATTTGGAAAAACTTTTCCTAAAACACACTTTTACC